A genomic window from Xyrauchen texanus isolate HMW12.3.18 chromosome 15, RBS_HiC_50CHRs, whole genome shotgun sequence includes:
- the LOC127656375 gene encoding transmembrane protein 74 → MAAVELLYIDKRGGRPDPPGLLDWSSSPLHVHKLSRSVEEACHGQCDSAPRTAAPLRGQHDRHRHHQPAEKVRVCCDEELETSFTYVDENVNLRLATPDTSEKIPRHATPALHDSASEIRPEGLQDLSLMSDIDLSSESSGKSVDYGLISAVTFLITGISLVIISYAVPRDVRVNPDNVSAREMERLENESARIGAHLDRCVIAGLCLLTLGGVVLSTLLMISMWKGEMYRRKAFAYSKHSAKLYGSINLRTKSSPCRPSPTHSFVEEENGDAIS, encoded by the coding sequence ATGGCCGCGGTGGAGTTACTTTACATAGATAAAAGAGGTGGAAGACCCGATCCTCCAGGATTACTGGACTGGTCTTCTAGCCCTCTTCATGTTCACAAGCTGAGCAGATCAGTGGAAGAAGCTTGTCATGGACAGTGCGATTCAGCACCAAGGACGGCGGCTCCCCTCAGAGGACAGCATGACCGGCACCGCCATCATCAGCCCGCAGAGAAGGTCAGAGTGTGCTGCGACGAGGAGCTGGAGACCTCGTTCACTTACGTCGACGAAAACGTCAATCTTCGGCTGGCCACTCCGGACACGAGCGAGAAAATCCCTCGTCACGCGACGCCGGCGCTCCACGACTCGGCGAGCGAAATCCGTCCCGAGGGGCTTCAGGATCTATCGCTGATGTCCGACATCGACCTCAGCTCTGAGAGTTCGGGGAAATCCGTGGATTACGGATTAATTAGTGCGGTCACGTTCCTCATTACCGGGATCTCGCTCGTGATCATTTCGTACGCGGTCCCAAGGGATGTCAGAGTAAACCCTGACAACGTGTCCGCGCGCGAAATGGAAAGACTCGAGAACGAGAGCGCCAGGATAGGCgcgcacctggacaggtgcgttATCGCCGGCCTTTGCCTTCTCACTTTGGGCGGCGTAGTGCTATCCACTTTGCTAATGATTTCAATGTGGAAGGGTGAGATGTACAGGAGAAAAGCCTTCGCGTATTCCAAGCACTCCGCAAAACTCTACGGCTCTATTAACTTAAGAACGAAATCGAGCCCGTGTCGGCCGTCGCCAACACATAGTTTTGTCGAGGAGGAGAATGGTGATGCTATTAGTTGA